In one window of Sphingomonas glaciei DNA:
- a CDS encoding DUF4402 domain-containing protein: protein MGPLRTFLFLAALAVLPAAAGAQQVPRESAVPRAVAGTALIYPLTLVTRGNLDFGLVASTGAGTVVMNPNTGGVTTTGLVTSLGGNPRPASFVGAARSASVVIIRIPKSPITIRRAGGTETMVVRDFTLQGQDKRTLARMEAFDFNVGATLVVAAGQAEGVYSGEFDVTVQYP from the coding sequence ATGGGGCCGCTTCGCACCTTTCTGTTCCTGGCTGCCCTTGCGGTGCTGCCGGCCGCCGCCGGCGCGCAGCAGGTGCCTCGTGAATCGGCGGTGCCGCGCGCGGTGGCGGGTACAGCCCTGATCTATCCGCTGACCCTGGTCACCCGCGGCAATCTCGACTTCGGACTGGTCGCCTCGACCGGGGCCGGGACGGTGGTTATGAATCCCAACACCGGCGGCGTCACCACTACCGGCCTGGTCACCTCGCTTGGCGGAAATCCGCGGCCGGCGAGTTTCGTCGGTGCTGCCCGCAGCGCGTCGGTGGTGATCATCCGCATCCCCAAGTCGCCGATCACCATTCGCCGTGCGGGCGGGACCGAGACCATGGTGGTGCGCGACTTCACGTTGCAGGGTCAGGACAAACGGACGCTGGCCAGGATGGAGGCGTTCGACTTCAATGTCGGGGCCACGTTGGTAGTCGCGGCCGGGCAAGCCGAGGGCGTCTATTCCGGCGAATTCGACGTCACCGTTCAATATCCCTGA
- a CDS encoding ABC transporter ATP-binding protein produces the protein MNQSDAPAIRIDNLGKTYAGGKRALDGVSLEVRQGGFFGLLGPNGAGKSTLINILAGLVGKTEGKVDIWGFDIDQHPRNAKLSIGIVPQEILFDPFFTPREALEIQAGLYGVPPRERRSDELLAAMGLTDKAHAYSRTLSGGMKRRLLVAKAMVHSPPILVLDEPTAGVDIELRQQLWAYVKELHARGATVILTTHYLEEAEQLCERIAIINHGKVVANEPTKTLLSRAQEKNVVVTVDRDLDEVPANICFDRVMLEGSRSLAITYQKDKVNAGEVLAALQRDGLGIVDVVTREPDLEDVFLSLTRSK, from the coding sequence ATGAACCAGAGCGACGCACCGGCCATCCGAATCGACAATCTCGGCAAGACCTATGCCGGCGGCAAGCGTGCGCTGGACGGAGTCTCGCTGGAAGTCAGGCAGGGCGGGTTCTTCGGGCTGCTCGGGCCAAATGGCGCGGGCAAGTCGACCCTTATCAACATCCTCGCCGGGCTGGTCGGCAAGACCGAGGGCAAGGTCGACATCTGGGGCTTCGACATCGACCAGCACCCGCGCAACGCCAAGCTGTCGATCGGCATCGTGCCTCAGGAGATCCTGTTCGATCCCTTCTTCACCCCGCGTGAGGCGCTGGAGATCCAGGCCGGGTTGTACGGCGTTCCGCCGCGGGAGCGGCGCAGTGACGAGCTGCTCGCCGCGATGGGGCTGACCGACAAGGCGCATGCCTATAGCCGGACCCTGTCGGGGGGCATGAAGCGGCGGCTGCTGGTGGCCAAGGCGATGGTCCATTCGCCGCCGATCCTGGTGCTCGACGAGCCAACCGCCGGGGTCGACATCGAGCTTCGCCAGCAACTGTGGGCCTATGTGAAGGAGCTTCATGCGCGCGGCGCGACGGTGATCCTCACCACCCATTATCTCGAGGAAGCCGAGCAATTGTGCGAGCGGATCGCGATCATCAACCACGGCAAGGTGGTGGCGAACGAGCCGACCAAGACCTTGCTGTCGCGCGCGCAGGAAAAGAATGTGGTGGTGACGGTCGACCGCGACCTGGACGAGGTGCCGGCCAACATCTGCTTCGACCGGGTGATGCTGGAAGGCAGTCGCAGCCTGGCCATCACCTATCAGAAGGACAAGGTGAATGCGGGCGAGGTGCTGGCGGCGCTGCAGCGCGACGGCCTCGGCATCGTAGACGTGGTGACCCGCGAGCCCGACCTCGAGGATGTGT